Proteins co-encoded in one Sulfuricaulis limicola genomic window:
- a CDS encoding class I SAM-dependent DNA methyltransferase codes for MSVFGGYAHYYDLLYRDKDYLSESIFLRNLIEKHHPNTRTILELGCGTGGHAFHLAEKDLAVHGVDISHQMLAEANKKRATLTPGMAKNIVFSHGDARNVRIDNKFDCAISLFHVLSYQTRNDDVMAAFQTAKHHLNPGGIFIFDCWYGPAVLTTLPEVRIKRFEDSMYSIIRIAEPVMHPNMNLVDVNYTVLIKDKAKETIEEQKETHSMRYFFYPEIEMLCRQNGFELVDAQEWMSGNQPGFDTWSVSFVVRR; via the coding sequence GTGAGCGTGTTCGGCGGATATGCGCATTATTATGACTTGCTCTACCGTGACAAGGATTATCTGTCGGAATCCATTTTTCTCCGTAATCTCATAGAGAAACATCACCCAAACACCCGCACGATTCTGGAACTGGGCTGCGGTACTGGCGGGCATGCGTTTCACCTGGCTGAGAAGGATCTGGCAGTGCACGGCGTCGATATAAGCCATCAGATGCTGGCTGAGGCCAACAAAAAACGTGCAACGTTGACGCCAGGAATGGCAAAAAATATTGTTTTTTCCCATGGTGACGCAAGAAATGTCAGAATCGACAATAAATTCGATTGCGCGATATCGTTGTTTCATGTTCTCAGCTATCAGACCCGGAATGACGATGTCATGGCCGCATTCCAGACGGCAAAACACCACCTGAATCCCGGCGGCATATTTATTTTTGATTGCTGGTACGGGCCCGCTGTTTTAACCACGCTCCCCGAGGTGCGCATCAAACGGTTTGAGGACAGCATGTACAGCATTATCCGCATTGCCGAGCCGGTCATGCATCCCAACATGAATCTTGTTGATGTCAATTACACTGTCCTGATAAAGGACAAGGCGAAAGAGACGATTGAAGAACAAAAAGAAACGCACAGCATGCGCTATTTTTTTTATCCGGAGATCGAGATGTTGTGCAGACAGAACGGTTTTGAGCTTGTTGACGCCCAAGAATGGATGTCCGGTAACCAACCCGGTTTTGACACCTGGAGCGTGAGTTTTGTGGTGCGTCGGTGA
- a CDS encoding glycosyltransferase family 4 protein translates to MKKIGLFLGTASSNGGMFQYSQAILDAVASLPREKFSVVVAYVSSQWKSYLEKYSLASFHLGKAGAKYSFSNVWRVTGLPVGMWRAASPYFNTVAGSLVRARCNLWIFPAQDSWSFMAPVPSLVSIHDLMHRYERGFPEVSAHGAYFRRERLFRNISRWAKGIIVDSRVGKLHVHESYQVPLERIFELPYIPPGYIYETGIAGDFSEKYQLPGKFIFYPAQFWEHKNHARLVEAVAKVKTRHPDIFLVLAGARNNAYDEITRKVKTLELSENVIFLGHVPDHDMPELYRRACAMVMPTFFGPTNIPPLEAFALGCPVAVSNIYGMPEQAGDAALLFNPNSADEIAGCIERLWSDDSLRASLIAKGRAHATAWGQKQFNQTFLAIVEASTAC, encoded by the coding sequence GTGAAAAAAATCGGCTTATTTCTCGGTACGGCCTCCAGCAACGGGGGGATGTTTCAATACAGTCAGGCAATCCTTGATGCCGTCGCCTCGCTTCCACGTGAAAAATTCTCCGTGGTGGTCGCGTACGTCAGTTCACAATGGAAATCCTATCTCGAAAAATACAGTCTTGCGTCTTTCCATCTGGGCAAAGCAGGTGCGAAATATTCCTTCAGTAATGTCTGGCGCGTGACAGGGTTGCCTGTAGGCATGTGGCGTGCCGCATCGCCATATTTCAATACCGTTGCCGGATCCCTCGTGCGAGCACGATGTAATCTGTGGATCTTCCCCGCCCAGGATTCATGGAGCTTCATGGCGCCGGTTCCCTCGCTTGTGTCAATTCATGATCTCATGCATCGTTATGAAAGAGGATTCCCGGAAGTATCCGCGCACGGGGCATATTTTCGTCGCGAACGTCTTTTTCGAAACATCAGCCGATGGGCAAAAGGCATTATCGTAGACTCAAGGGTTGGCAAGCTGCATGTTCACGAATCGTATCAAGTCCCGCTTGAGCGCATCTTTGAGCTCCCTTATATACCGCCGGGATATATTTACGAAACCGGCATTGCAGGCGATTTTTCAGAAAAATATCAGCTCCCCGGGAAATTTATCTTTTACCCGGCCCAGTTCTGGGAGCATAAAAACCACGCTCGACTGGTAGAGGCCGTGGCAAAGGTCAAAACCAGACATCCCGATATTTTTCTGGTTCTGGCCGGCGCGAGAAATAACGCCTATGACGAAATCACGCGGAAGGTAAAAACACTCGAACTGTCCGAGAATGTAATATTCCTCGGGCATGTTCCTGATCATGACATGCCGGAATTGTACAGGCGTGCTTGTGCCATGGTAATGCCGACTTTTTTCGGCCCCACCAACATCCCGCCATTGGAAGCTTTCGCCCTCGGATGTCCTGTCGCGGTGTCGAATATATACGGTATGCCCGAACAGGCAGGCGATGCGGCGCTGCTTTTCAATCCAAATTCGGCAGATGAAATTGCCGGCTGTATTGAAAGGTTATGGTCCGATGACTCGCTACGCGCATCACTGATCGCGAAAGGCCGCGCGCACGCAACCGCCTGGGGGCAAAAGCAATTTAATCAGACTTTCCTCGCTATTGTTGAAGCGTCAACAGCTTGCTAG
- a CDS encoding glycosyltransferase family 2 protein produces the protein MVSVIVAVKNASATLQRCIDSVVGQTWPGKELIVCDGASSDGTRAIIERNQANLAYWCSQRDHGIYDAWNKGLSHAHGDWVCFLGADDFFWSPTVLASAMAQAGKVYPHERVIYGRVALLTPDGTFLRYLGKPWGKAKEQLMQINSLPHPGLLCHRSVFQEHGIFDISYRISGDYEFLLRELKSGDAHFMEDVITVGMQTGGISSRTNWIRLALKEIRRAQKKHGFRYPGPLWIAAYLRALVRSAIAGIIGEEKTDKVIDVLRRF, from the coding sequence ATGGTTTCAGTGATCGTCGCGGTGAAGAACGCCAGCGCGACCTTGCAGCGTTGTATCGATAGTGTGGTTGGGCAGACATGGCCCGGCAAAGAGCTGATCGTGTGCGATGGTGCGTCGTCGGATGGCACGCGTGCCATTATCGAGCGCAACCAGGCCAATTTGGCGTACTGGTGCTCGCAGCGCGACCACGGCATTTATGATGCCTGGAACAAGGGATTGAGCCATGCTCATGGCGATTGGGTCTGTTTCCTCGGCGCCGACGACTTTTTCTGGTCACCGACAGTCCTGGCGAGCGCCATGGCACAGGCTGGCAAGGTTTATCCGCACGAACGTGTTATTTATGGTCGTGTCGCCCTGCTCACCCCCGATGGAACCTTTCTGCGCTATTTAGGCAAGCCCTGGGGCAAGGCAAAAGAACAATTAATGCAGATCAACTCTCTGCCACATCCGGGCCTTTTGTGCCACCGCAGCGTATTCCAGGAACATGGAATTTTCGACATCTCGTACCGGATATCGGGTGATTATGAGTTTCTGTTGCGTGAACTTAAATCAGGCGACGCCCATTTCATGGAGGATGTCATTACCGTGGGCATGCAAACCGGGGGAATCAGCAGCCGCACAAACTGGATACGGCTTGCCCTCAAGGAGATTCGCCGGGCACAAAAAAAACACGGATTCCGTTATCCGGGGCCCCTTTGGATCGCGGCTTATCTCCGGGCGCTTGTACGGTCTGCAATCGCCGGCATTATCGGAGAAGAAAAAACCGACAAGGTAATCGACGTTCTCCGCAGATTCTAG
- a CDS encoding NAD-dependent epimerase/dehydratase family protein: MKVTVTGGTGFIGQQLVLRLVQRGDSVRILSRRSPSQAKIPGAQIFYGDLCDPETRLENFVDGADVLYHCAGVISDTERMHDVHVQGTDRLLAASQGRIGKWVQLSSVGAYGPVSSGMVTEEWPESPVGVYERTKTESDRLVRAVSDKGAFPAVLLRPSIVYGPDMRNRSLFQLIRMIDRGLFFFIGAPGATVNYVHVANVVEALICCGIDGRANGNTYIISDHRSLEEFVGIIAMALDRPVPHRRIPLPLAHFIAFIGGWIPGFPLTKSRVQAISNRAVYSSGRIQNELDCVFRIGMEQGIRQMVETVKHRRAHDAFR, encoded by the coding sequence ATGAAAGTAACGGTTACCGGTGGAACGGGGTTTATCGGCCAACAGCTTGTTCTGAGGCTCGTGCAGCGCGGGGACTCCGTCAGAATTCTCTCCCGTCGGTCCCCGTCACAAGCGAAGATTCCGGGCGCGCAAATCTTTTATGGCGACCTCTGCGATCCGGAAACCAGACTCGAAAACTTCGTCGACGGCGCGGATGTTCTATATCACTGCGCCGGTGTTATCAGTGATACAGAGCGCATGCACGATGTACACGTCCAGGGCACGGATCGTTTGCTCGCGGCATCACAAGGAAGGATTGGCAAATGGGTGCAATTGAGCAGCGTGGGTGCGTATGGCCCGGTTTCGTCGGGGATGGTGACGGAGGAGTGGCCCGAATCTCCGGTCGGGGTATACGAGCGCACCAAGACGGAATCCGACAGGCTGGTGCGTGCAGTATCAGACAAAGGGGCTTTTCCTGCTGTGTTATTGCGCCCCTCGATTGTTTATGGACCAGACATGCGCAATCGCTCGCTGTTCCAGCTGATCCGGATGATTGACCGGGGACTCTTTTTCTTTATCGGTGCCCCTGGCGCAACTGTCAATTATGTCCACGTCGCGAATGTTGTCGAGGCGTTGATATGCTGCGGGATTGATGGCCGCGCCAATGGCAATACCTATATTATTTCGGATCATCGCAGCCTCGAGGAATTCGTGGGAATTATTGCCATGGCTCTCGACCGACCGGTTCCGCACCGCCGTATCCCCTTGCCGTTGGCACATTTTATTGCGTTCATTGGCGGCTGGATTCCGGGCTTCCCGTTGACCAAAAGCCGCGTGCAGGCCATCAGCAATCGCGCAGTCTACTCCAGTGGCCGCATTCAGAATGAGCTGGATTGCGTATTCCGAATCGGCATGGAGCAGGGTATTCGCCAGATGGTGGAGACCGTGAAACACCGGAGAGCCCATGACGCATTCCGATAA